A portion of the Cellulophaga algicola DSM 14237 genome contains these proteins:
- a CDS encoding RagB/SusD family nutrient uptake outer membrane protein, whose translation MKKNIIYTISLTCMMLGACSDDFTNIAPTGALSDEALQNAKGVDLKLTAAYSAMDGERIGRLGEGTAAGADNWWTDVVSDDAHRGSTDGDNTELFQVETLDWQTGSGWFLGRWSALYGGVNSSNAVLSLINTIPEGDFSQQIGEATFLRGYYNFELQKFYGNVPFISVENFDNLEFNQPNPGPIWAQIEADFLTAIDNLGPEVVNGRANSWIAKAFLGKAYLYQEKWDEAFTLLNEVVTTGPYSLNTEYVNNFNFAGENSSESMFAVQYVSDDGRSFNGNGTGTLNFPGGGPLATCCGFYQPTQDLVNAYQTDANGQPLLDTFAATDVTNDYGIESADDFTPHTGPLDPRLDYTVSRRGIDYNGFGLNPGKEWIRATFADVSGPYLPKKNVYQADEVDANRGTGGWGSDWSGINYNVMRFADVLLLTAEAAVEKSAPDLALALDYVNRVRNRAKNMTYVQNEEDDGDAANYKIEPYGAFASQEFARKAVRFERRLELGMEGHRLFDLRRWGVAQEVINAYITNEAADINQSDYSRFRAYSEKFDLFPIPVNAIDQSGGILDQNTGY comes from the coding sequence ATGAAAAAGAATATAATTTATACCATATCGCTGACATGCATGATGCTAGGTGCCTGTAGTGATGACTTTACGAATATTGCTCCAACAGGAGCACTCTCTGATGAAGCCTTACAAAATGCTAAGGGGGTAGACTTAAAATTAACTGCTGCCTATTCTGCAATGGATGGAGAACGTATAGGAAGACTCGGTGAAGGAACTGCAGCAGGTGCAGACAACTGGTGGACCGATGTAGTTTCTGATGATGCCCATAGAGGAAGTACCGATGGTGATAACACAGAGTTATTTCAAGTGGAAACTCTAGATTGGCAAACTGGAAGCGGATGGTTTTTGGGAAGATGGAGCGCACTTTACGGTGGCGTAAATAGTTCAAATGCTGTATTATCACTAATTAATACTATTCCTGAGGGCGATTTTAGCCAACAAATAGGTGAAGCTACTTTTCTAAGAGGATATTACAATTTTGAACTTCAGAAGTTTTACGGAAACGTGCCTTTTATTTCTGTTGAGAACTTTGATAACCTTGAGTTTAACCAACCAAACCCTGGACCTATATGGGCTCAAATAGAAGCAGATTTTTTAACTGCAATTGATAATTTAGGGCCTGAAGTAGTAAATGGTAGAGCTAATTCTTGGATTGCAAAAGCATTTTTAGGAAAAGCGTATCTATATCAAGAAAAATGGGACGAGGCTTTTACTTTATTAAATGAAGTGGTAACTACGGGACCCTATTCTTTGAACACTGAATATGTAAATAATTTTAATTTTGCTGGAGAGAATAGTTCAGAATCAATGTTTGCGGTTCAATATGTTTCTGATGACGGACGCTCTTTTAATGGTAACGGTACAGGTACATTAAATTTTCCTGGCGGTGGGCCATTAGCAACATGTTGCGGTTTTTACCAACCCACACAAGATTTAGTAAATGCATACCAAACAGATGCTAACGGACAACCGTTATTGGATACTTTTGCTGCCACTGACGTTACTAATGATTATGGTATTGAGAGTGCTGATGATTTTACCCCGCATACCGGGCCTTTAGACCCTAGATTAGATTACACTGTATCTAGAAGAGGTATCGACTATAATGGTTTTGGTTTAAATCCAGGGAAAGAATGGATTAGAGCTACTTTTGCTGATGTTTCCGGTCCTTACTTGCCCAAGAAAAATGTATACCAAGCTGATGAGGTTGATGCTAACCGCGGAACTGGTGGTTGGGGATCCGATTGGTCTGGTATTAATTACAATGTGATGCGCTTTGCTGATGTATTACTATTGACCGCTGAGGCTGCTGTTGAAAAATCTGCTCCAGATTTAGCCCTTGCTTTAGACTATGTTAACAGAGTTCGTAACCGAGCAAAAAATATGACCTATGTTCAAAACGAAGAGGATGATGGTGATGCTGCTAATTATAAAATTGAACCTTATGGCGCTTTTGCAAGTCAAGAATTTGCTAGAAAAGCAGTGCGTTTTGAGCGTCGCTTAGAATTGGGAATGGAAGGACATCGTTTATTTGATTTAAGAAGATGGGGTGTTGCGCAAGAAGTTATTAACGCTTACATCACTAATGAAGCTGCAGACATTAATCAATCTGATTATAGTAGATTCAGAGCGTACTCAGAGAAATTTGACCTGTTCCCAATTCCTGTAAATGCCATTGACCAAAGTGGAGGTATTTTAGACCAGAATACAGGATATTAA
- a CDS encoding VCBS repeat-containing protein, with the protein MKNLIFISIIIFSIISSCGKKDDTLFSKISSNHSGITFNNKIVETDSFNIINNEYIFNGGGVAVGDFNNDGLPDLFFSGNQQANKLYLNKGDLKFTDISKESGIEAKENWNTGVALVDINNDGLLDIYVCSAMLSKDKKRNKLFVNQGVNKDGTPTFKEKASEYGISGNENSMNATFFDYDKDGLLDLYVLNNVDIHILPSNYRKKIIDGSSLSNDKLYHNNGNGTFTDVTLDAGITIEGYGLGLAIADLNYDGWPDIYVSNDYLSNDILYFNNQDGTFSNQIKEVIKHQSKFSMGSDISDFNNDGYLDIITLDMLGETNQRLKTTIDKNKYTNYILNDKFDYEYQYSRNMLQKGNGPGIPYSEIGLMAGVSKTDWSWSPLFADMDNDGFKDLLITNGFPRDITDLDFRDFKFNVSRYLSNGQILDSIPEIKTPNYAYKYDGESRFIDVGEEWGLNIPSFSNGAAYADLDNDGDLDYIVNNINDEAFLFENNSTKKNNYIQVALIGPKTNKLGIGSKVLVRFENELFQYQEHYLSRGYMSSVDSKMHFGLGAEKIIKDIEVLWADGKFEKLSNVNANQKIEFNYNNAHLPRTEELSFPFIAKKSKSLLTDITNKTNINYKHEELDIIDFNAQRILPHKLTQNGPCLASGDLNGDGLEDFIIGSSSGFSPQLFFQQKEGNFIQKNLFNDDENKNFEEESIAFFDLDNDGDLDMYLVSGSNEFMLDDSFYEDRLLINDGKGNFTLALDKMPKISSSGAIVSVNDFDNDGYVDLFIGGRTPFAQYPIADKSFLLKNNKGKLEDVTDSYAPELRNIGMVTSATWDDIDLDGTKDLILVGEFMPITIFKNDTKSLKKMTNTGVDNLIGWWETISGADFDNDGDIDFIVGNMGANNFYQPSKERPITLISKDFDKNGTIDPVMFAYFKNSYDDKNFKSFPVNFWGDLYSQSTIFRSKFNSYKEYALATEKTIFSKEELEGATTLIGNYDRSIYLENLGNGKFKYTQLPWEAQIAPINSILNLDYNDDGNLDLLLVGNDFGNEVFIGRYDALNGCLLEGDGKGNFKTIKTSESGFLVSGDAKHMIKVKHAKEKNPYIIVSQNRDSLKIFQKNK; encoded by the coding sequence ATGAAAAATCTGATCTTTATTTCAATTATTATATTTTCAATAATCAGTTCTTGCGGAAAGAAAGATGATACGCTATTCTCAAAAATCTCCTCCAATCATTCTGGTATTACGTTTAACAACAAAATAGTGGAAACTGATAGTTTTAACATTATTAATAATGAGTATATATTTAATGGTGGTGGTGTTGCTGTTGGCGACTTTAATAATGATGGCCTACCAGATCTTTTCTTTTCTGGTAACCAACAAGCCAACAAGCTATACCTAAATAAAGGAGATTTAAAATTTACAGATATTTCCAAAGAATCCGGAATTGAAGCTAAAGAAAATTGGAATACGGGTGTTGCCCTTGTAGATATAAATAACGATGGTTTATTAGATATCTATGTTTGCTCTGCAATGCTGTCAAAAGATAAAAAAAGAAATAAGCTTTTTGTAAACCAAGGAGTAAATAAAGATGGTACTCCAACCTTCAAAGAAAAAGCTAGTGAATACGGAATATCAGGTAATGAAAATAGTATGAATGCTACTTTTTTTGATTATGATAAAGATGGGCTATTAGATTTATACGTGCTTAATAATGTAGACATCCATATCCTTCCCTCTAATTACAGAAAAAAAATAATTGATGGATCTTCTTTAAGTAATGATAAATTATATCACAACAATGGTAATGGAACATTTACGGATGTGACTCTTGACGCCGGAATTACTATTGAAGGGTATGGCTTAGGCTTAGCGATTGCAGATTTAAATTACGATGGCTGGCCAGATATCTATGTAAGTAATGATTACCTATCAAATGACATTCTCTATTTTAATAATCAAGATGGGACTTTCTCAAACCAAATAAAAGAGGTTATCAAACATCAAAGTAAGTTTTCAATGGGATCAGACATTTCTGACTTCAACAATGATGGCTACTTAGATATTATTACGCTTGACATGTTGGGGGAAACAAATCAGAGACTAAAAACTACCATTGACAAAAATAAATACACAAACTACATCCTAAACGATAAATTCGATTACGAATATCAATACAGCAGAAATATGCTGCAAAAAGGAAATGGCCCCGGCATTCCCTATAGCGAAATTGGTCTTATGGCTGGCGTTTCTAAAACAGATTGGAGCTGGTCTCCCCTGTTTGCAGACATGGATAACGATGGCTTTAAAGATTTACTAATAACGAATGGTTTCCCTAGAGATATTACAGACTTAGACTTTCGTGACTTCAAATTTAATGTAAGTCGTTATTTAAGTAATGGTCAAATATTAGATTCTATTCCTGAAATAAAAACTCCAAATTACGCCTACAAATATGATGGAGAAAGCAGATTTATTGATGTAGGAGAAGAATGGGGTCTTAATATTCCTTCTTTTTCAAACGGAGCAGCCTATGCAGATTTAGACAATGATGGCGATTTAGATTATATCGTTAACAATATTAATGATGAAGCTTTCCTTTTTGAAAATAATAGTACTAAAAAAAATAATTATATACAGGTTGCATTAATTGGCCCTAAAACCAATAAATTAGGTATTGGCAGTAAAGTTCTTGTCCGATTTGAAAATGAATTATTTCAATACCAAGAACATTATTTAAGTAGAGGATACATGTCTTCTGTAGATAGTAAGATGCATTTTGGTTTAGGCGCAGAAAAAATCATCAAAGACATAGAAGTTCTTTGGGCTGACGGTAAATTTGAAAAATTATCAAACGTAAATGCAAACCAAAAAATAGAATTCAATTATAATAATGCACACTTACCACGGACAGAAGAATTAAGCTTTCCTTTTATTGCAAAAAAATCAAAATCGCTACTAACTGATATTACAAATAAAACAAATATCAATTATAAACATGAAGAATTAGATATTATAGATTTTAATGCGCAGCGTATATTACCTCACAAACTTACGCAAAACGGACCTTGTCTTGCCTCTGGAGACCTCAATGGTGATGGGCTAGAAGATTTTATCATAGGAAGTTCTTCTGGTTTTTCTCCTCAATTATTTTTTCAACAAAAAGAAGGCAACTTTATTCAGAAAAATTTATTTAATGATGATGAGAACAAGAACTTTGAGGAAGAAAGTATCGCATTTTTTGATTTAGATAATGATGGTGACCTGGACATGTATTTAGTTTCTGGTAGTAATGAATTTATGCTAGATGATAGCTTTTACGAAGACAGACTTCTTATTAACGATGGTAAAGGAAACTTTACTTTAGCATTGGACAAAATGCCAAAAATAAGTTCTAGTGGCGCAATCGTTTCTGTAAATGATTTTGATAATGATGGTTATGTTGACTTGTTTATAGGTGGTAGAACTCCTTTTGCTCAATACCCCATTGCAGACAAGAGCTTTTTACTTAAAAATAATAAAGGGAAATTAGAAGATGTTACCGATAGTTATGCTCCTGAACTAAGAAATATTGGCATGGTTACAAGTGCTACTTGGGACGATATTGATTTAGATGGCACTAAAGATTTAATTTTAGTTGGGGAGTTTATGCCTATAACTATTTTTAAAAATGATACTAAGTCATTGAAAAAAATGACAAATACAGGGGTAGATAATCTTATTGGATGGTGGGAAACTATATCAGGAGCAGATTTTGATAATGATGGAGATATTGACTTTATCGTTGGGAACATGGGTGCAAATAATTTCTACCAACCCTCAAAAGAAAGACCTATTACATTAATCTCAAAAGATTTTGATAAAAACGGAACGATAGATCCTGTCATGTTTGCATACTTTAAAAATAGTTATGACGATAAAAATTTTAAATCTTTCCCTGTTAATTTCTGGGGAGATCTTTATAGTCAAAGCACTATATTTAGATCAAAATTCAACTCCTATAAAGAGTATGCTCTAGCCACAGAGAAAACCATTTTTTCTAAAGAAGAATTAGAAGGAGCCACCACTCTAATTGGCAATTACGATCGAAGTATTTATCTTGAAAACCTAGGGAACGGAAAGTTCAAATACACACAACTGCCATGGGAAGCACAAATCGCTCCAATAAATAGCATTTTAAATTTAGATTATAACGATGATGGAAATTTAGACCTTTTATTAGTTGGTAACGATTTTGGAAATGAAGTTTTCATAGGCCGTTATGATGCATTAAATGGATGTTTATTAGAAGGTGATGGAAAAGGAAATTTCAAGACAATTAAAACTAGTGAAAGTGGGTTTTTAGTTTCAGGTGATGCAAAACACATGATTAAAGTAAAACACGCTAAAGAGAAAAACCCTTATATTATAGTATCTCAAAATAGAGATAGTTTGAAAATTTTTCAAAAAAATAAATAG
- a CDS encoding fasciclin domain-containing protein has product MNKFKTISIVLSMLALVGLNSCDNDEVDSPGAAIVGPGTVYTRISASGSATSLEAALIAATGDLPATLQGTGPFTVFAPTDAAFTALAVALGYETTEEITATEDLLANIDKDLLSQILSYHVVSGNLEASTFSDGTTLTTVLGDDLSVIVTADGDVQLLDATKLDQTNPVSTVTQANNFADNGIVHLIDKVLLPQAAIDALSFDTRPTLLEWAKGTADLSILASAIDKAGLSDAIAALDTARVLAPNNQAFEDLFDALGDDYTSVDDFDNEVEIELLSNILLFHVLPPANESTDLVVGPAITLLEDNLVAVIADGSGFAFGDATAVTASTITADFDAKNGVVDIIDKVLLPQAALDFIALLASDDLATTVINTPQLSTLEEALIATDLVDAFTDALNVQDTTATNFTYFRPATVFAPTDAAFADLFDALGADYTSIASFDTEEEIALLKEILLYHVLASKVVSEDLVAGMVTTVSERDIDIINVIGSSNFVIGDETNDVNANITTSDILARNGVAHIIDKVLLPKSAIDFINAME; this is encoded by the coding sequence ATGAATAAATTTAAAACTATAAGTATTGTTTTATCGATGCTCGCATTAGTAGGATTAAATTCCTGTGATAATGACGAGGTTGATTCTCCCGGAGCAGCTATTGTGGGACCAGGAACTGTATATACTAGAATTAGTGCAAGTGGAAGTGCTACATCTTTAGAAGCTGCTCTTATTGCCGCTACAGGAGATCTTCCCGCAACATTACAGGGTACTGGGCCTTTCACTGTTTTTGCTCCAACTGATGCTGCATTTACGGCATTGGCAGTAGCATTGGGTTATGAGACTACAGAAGAAATTACCGCTACTGAAGATTTATTAGCCAATATAGACAAAGACTTGCTTTCGCAAATCTTAAGCTATCATGTGGTTTCTGGCAACTTAGAAGCAAGTACATTTTCTGACGGTACTACACTAACCACCGTTTTAGGAGATGACCTATCTGTAATAGTGACTGCTGATGGTGATGTACAACTACTTGATGCGACAAAATTGGATCAAACAAATCCTGTATCTACCGTAACTCAAGCAAACAACTTCGCAGATAATGGAATTGTTCACTTAATAGACAAAGTTCTTTTACCACAAGCTGCCATTGATGCCTTAAGTTTTGATACCCGTCCTACACTTTTAGAATGGGCAAAAGGTACTGCTGATTTAAGTATTTTGGCGAGCGCTATAGACAAAGCTGGTTTATCAGATGCCATTGCAGCATTGGACACCGCAAGAGTTTTAGCCCCTAACAACCAGGCCTTTGAGGATCTTTTTGATGCTCTAGGAGATGATTATACTAGTGTTGATGATTTTGACAATGAGGTTGAAATTGAATTATTAAGCAATATTCTTTTATTCCATGTATTACCACCTGCAAACGAATCTACAGATTTAGTAGTGGGCCCAGCAATAACACTTTTAGAAGATAATCTTGTTGCTGTAATTGCTGATGGTAGCGGATTTGCATTTGGTGATGCTACTGCTGTAACAGCCAGCACAATCACTGCAGATTTCGATGCAAAAAATGGTGTTGTAGACATTATTGATAAAGTACTTTTACCGCAAGCTGCATTAGACTTCATAGCTTTATTGGCTTCTGATGATTTAGCTACAACGGTAATTAATACTCCTCAATTAAGCACACTTGAAGAAGCTCTAATAGCAACCGATTTAGTGGATGCTTTTACTGATGCTTTAAACGTTCAGGATACAACAGCTACTAATTTCACGTATTTTAGACCTGCGACTGTTTTTGCTCCTACTGATGCTGCTTTTGCAGATCTTTTTGATGCACTAGGAGCTGACTACACAAGCATAGCTAGCTTTGATACAGAAGAAGAAATAGCACTACTTAAGGAAATACTTCTATACCACGTATTAGCAAGCAAAGTAGTAAGTGAGGATTTAGTGGCAGGAATGGTTACCACGGTATCAGAAAGAGATATAGATATCATTAACGTTATTGGCTCTAGTAATTTTGTTATTGGCGATGAAACAAATGATGTAAATGCCAATATAACAACATCAGATATTTTAGCAAGAAATGGTGTAGCCCATATTATAGACAAGGTTTTACTACCTAAGAGCGCTATTGATTTTATTAATGCTATGGAATAA
- a CDS encoding DUF547 domain-containing protein, with translation MKVFYLVLFSLLSFSFASSSKTLPIKNTPSHTEWNTLLAKYVDKKGNVNYAAFKKDSLALSSYLELLAKNEPTDQWSKSEKLAYYINLYNAATVKLILDNFPVKSIKDIKGPWDKEWVKIGAKVYSLGYIEHKILRKMEEPRIHFAINCASYSCPKLVNKAYLAATIEKQLQEATFDFINDTTRNKIAENELQLSNIFKWYKSDFTTKVSLQEYIKPYSKININTDAKVKYLDYNWSLNETK, from the coding sequence ATGAAAGTTTTTTACCTAGTACTGTTTAGTCTACTGTCGTTTAGTTTTGCTAGCTCTAGCAAAACTTTACCAATTAAAAACACCCCAAGTCATACCGAATGGAATACCTTGCTGGCTAAATACGTTGATAAAAAAGGAAATGTAAACTACGCTGCTTTTAAAAAAGATAGTTTAGCCTTAAGCAGCTATCTAGAACTTTTAGCAAAAAATGAACCAACAGATCAATGGTCTAAGTCAGAAAAACTAGCCTACTACATTAACCTTTATAATGCTGCAACTGTCAAATTAATTCTTGACAACTTCCCCGTAAAAAGCATAAAAGACATTAAAGGCCCTTGGGATAAAGAATGGGTTAAAATTGGAGCTAAAGTCTATTCGCTAGGATATATTGAACATAAAATTTTACGTAAAATGGAGGAGCCAAGAATTCATTTTGCTATAAATTGTGCTTCGTATTCATGTCCTAAACTGGTAAACAAAGCGTACCTAGCTGCAACCATTGAAAAGCAATTACAAGAGGCTACATTTGATTTTATAAATGACACTACCCGGAACAAAATTGCAGAAAATGAATTGCAACTTTCTAATATTTTTAAATGGTATAAAAGTGATTTTACCACTAAGGTTTCTTTGCAAGAATACATAAAACCTTATAGTAAAATTAACATAAACACAGACGCTAAAGTAAAATATCTTGATTACAATTGGAGCTTAAATGAAACCAAATAG
- a CDS encoding TIGR04282 family arsenosugar biosynthesis glycosyltransferase encodes MSKENLLLIFTRNPELGKCKTRLAASVGDQKALEIYKFLLNHTAEITQNLKVKKHVYYSETIWKSDIWNNETYEKRLQEGISLGLRMENAFKAGFKQGYKKIIVIGSDMYDLSQADLENAFNLLDSSDFVVGPAEDGGYYLLGMKTVEHSVFTDKAWGTPTVLKDTLKNLEHKKVTLLETRNDVDILEDINEHPAFNALLKK; translated from the coding sequence GTGTCTAAAGAAAACCTTCTTTTAATTTTTACCAGAAATCCAGAACTTGGTAAATGCAAAACCAGATTAGCCGCAAGTGTAGGAGATCAGAAAGCATTAGAAATCTATAAATTTCTACTCAACCATACTGCAGAAATTACACAAAACTTAAAGGTCAAAAAACATGTATACTATTCCGAGACAATTTGGAAAAGTGACATTTGGAATAACGAAACGTACGAAAAGAGATTACAGGAAGGAATTAGTCTTGGACTGCGAATGGAAAACGCTTTTAAAGCAGGCTTCAAGCAAGGGTATAAAAAAATAATCGTTATTGGTAGTGACATGTATGATTTAAGCCAAGCCGATCTAGAAAATGCTTTTAATCTGTTAGATTCTTCTGATTTTGTTGTGGGCCCAGCAGAAGATGGCGGATATTATTTATTAGGTATGAAAACAGTAGAGCATTCTGTTTTCACTGATAAAGCCTGGGGCACCCCCACTGTATTAAAAGATACCTTAAAAAATTTAGAACATAAAAAAGTAACCTTATTAGAGACTAGAAATGATGTTGATATTCTTGAAGATATTAATGAACATCCCGCTTTTAATGCTTTACTAAAAAAATAA
- a CDS encoding rhodanese-like domain-containing protein yields the protein MKYTFIITLMLLSLSPLFSQRTIEKTLEKLNKESIPYITAADLKNQDSLVILDTRELKEYNVSHLKNAIWVGYDHFDINNIHVQNKSQKIVVYCSIGVRSENIGEKLVASGYSNVQNLYGGIFKWMEEDLPIYDAEENRTDKVHVFSKYWGKLLTKGTKIIN from the coding sequence ATGAAATATACTTTTATTATCACTTTAATGCTTTTATCACTTAGTCCTTTGTTTAGTCAAAGAACAATTGAAAAAACATTAGAAAAACTAAATAAAGAAAGTATCCCTTACATAACGGCAGCAGATTTAAAAAACCAAGACTCCCTCGTTATTTTAGATACGAGAGAATTAAAAGAATATAACGTTAGCCACCTAAAAAATGCCATATGGGTAGGGTATGATCATTTTGACATTAACAATATACACGTTCAAAACAAGAGTCAAAAAATAGTTGTTTACTGTTCTATAGGAGTCCGTTCAGAAAATATTGGAGAAAAGCTAGTTGCCAGCGGCTATTCAAATGTTCAAAATTTATATGGTGGAATTTTTAAATGGATGGAGGAAGATTTACCCATATATGATGCTGAAGAGAACCGTACCGATAAAGTCCATGTTTTTAGTAAGTACTGGGGGAAACTATTGACCAAAGGAACTAAAATTATAAATTAA
- a CDS encoding purine-nucleoside phosphorylase, whose product MTKRELDESVNYLIGKGFDAPEVGIVLGTGLGRLANELEDPIEAHYNHIPYFPLATVEFHSGKLIFGTFQGKKVVVMQGRFHRYEGYDLVDVTYPIRVMHQLGIKKLFISNASGAINTDLKKGNMMLIEDHINLQGGSPLAFKNVAEFGSRFTDMSGPYDAEMRKKLLSIAAKENIILKEGVYAAVVGPQLETKAEYRMLKILGADAVGMSTVPEVIVANHLSLPVVAVSVITDECDPENLAPVDINEIIAIAEKTEPNMVRLFKELIKQL is encoded by the coding sequence ATGACGAAAAGAGAATTAGATGAATCTGTTAACTACCTAATTGGTAAGGGTTTTGACGCTCCAGAAGTAGGAATCGTATTAGGAACAGGACTAGGCAGGCTAGCTAATGAATTAGAAGATCCTATTGAAGCACACTATAACCATATTCCTTATTTTCCATTAGCCACAGTAGAATTCCATTCAGGAAAACTAATATTTGGAACCTTTCAAGGTAAAAAAGTAGTAGTCATGCAAGGACGTTTCCATAGGTATGAAGGTTATGATTTGGTTGATGTAACGTACCCAATACGTGTGATGCATCAATTAGGTATAAAAAAACTTTTTATTTCTAATGCCTCTGGTGCAATCAATACAGATTTAAAGAAAGGAAACATGATGCTTATTGAAGACCACATAAACCTTCAAGGAGGCTCTCCTTTAGCCTTTAAGAATGTAGCTGAGTTTGGCAGCAGGTTTACAGATATGAGCGGTCCTTATGATGCTGAGATGCGTAAAAAGCTTCTTTCTATTGCTGCAAAAGAAAATATAATTTTAAAAGAAGGTGTTTATGCCGCTGTTGTAGGTCCGCAATTAGAAACTAAGGCAGAATATAGAATGTTAAAAATATTAGGTGCAGATGCTGTAGGCATGAGCACCGTACCTGAAGTTATCGTAGCAAACCACTTAAGCCTACCTGTTGTAGCTGTTTCTGTGATAACAGATGAGTGCGATCCTGAAAACCTTGCACCAGTAGACATTAACGAAATAATTGCGATTGCTGAAAAAACAGAACCTAATATGGTTCGTCTCTTTAAAGAATTAATAAAGCAACTTTAA
- a CDS encoding TIGR04283 family arsenosugar biosynthesis glycosyltransferase, whose translation MKPNSPKISIVIPVLNEEQNISKILTYLSANSTSNYIEEILVVDGGSNDNTVSLALDNGATVIYSQKGRAKQLNTGAKFAKGSILYFLHADTFPPKNFDKLIINEVQKGNNVGSFQLKFDTNSTFLNFFGWLTRINLSICRGGDQSLYITKKLFLETDGFNENYIIYEDNEFIRRVYKVSNFTVLPFKVKTSTRRYDEKGKIILQYHFGVIHLKNYLGAGPEKLYDYYKRKIAV comes from the coding sequence ATGAAACCAAATAGCCCTAAAATTAGTATTGTTATTCCTGTTCTAAATGAAGAACAGAATATTAGCAAGATACTCACTTATCTGAGCGCTAATAGCACGTCTAATTACATTGAAGAAATACTTGTAGTAGACGGAGGCAGTAATGACAATACCGTTTCCCTTGCCTTAGACAATGGAGCTACAGTAATTTACTCCCAAAAAGGAAGGGCAAAACAATTAAATACCGGAGCAAAATTTGCTAAAGGCTCCATTTTATATTTTCTGCACGCGGATACATTTCCTCCGAAGAATTTTGATAAACTCATTATTAATGAAGTTCAGAAAGGGAATAATGTAGGTAGTTTTCAGCTTAAATTTGACACCAACAGTACCTTTCTTAATTTCTTTGGCTGGCTTACTAGGATAAATTTAAGTATTTGCAGAGGTGGTGATCAATCGCTGTACATTACAAAAAAACTATTTTTAGAAACTGATGGATTTAATGAGAATTACATTATTTATGAAGATAACGAATTCATACGGCGTGTATACAAAGTATCAAATTTTACCGTGCTCCCATTTAAAGTAAAAACATCTACAAGAAGGTATGATGAAAAAGGCAAAATAATACTACAATATCATTTTGGCGTAATTCATCTCAAAAATTATTTAGGCGCAGGTCCTGAAAAATTATACGATTATTACAAACGGAAGATAGCCGTTTAG